In Xiphophorus maculatus strain JP 163 A chromosome 15, X_maculatus-5.0-male, whole genome shotgun sequence, the following are encoded in one genomic region:
- the bach2 gene encoding transcription regulator protein BACH2 isoform X2: protein MSVDEKTEDPMYVYESTVHCTNILLCLNDQRKQDILCDVTVLVEGKEFRGHRAVLAACSEYFLQALVGQAENALVVSLPEEVTARGFAPLLQFAYTAKLLLSRENIQEVIRCAEFLRMHNLEDSCFRFLEAQLRREEDNLMLCHRGAPEAINSEDESMQSECERPASPRTRHCADTLASVQSPDDDRLAMTVSSNLTDGRLDFERHGASDLPRCPKYRKYQWACNKHNNDTSSHTSTSGFPSTIKESSISGVLPGQGRLPVTQIKVEPQAEEETISLCLSGDEQDVRDKDSVTAMEMDNPLSLERTKRNKSSSCLQAYFKKGIDLPSLSNTSQQLLTNRLVCPQDKGNSQGDHKKDFRPFTGELDLSVTSPKEVDGFPAGLSLKSASCDGVCKQEVELDRRSVIFSSGASNRLGPPAHSYPGGNSLEMELSDQVTKGLWAEACQSLPNSQAYSPSTTSSEPPVLSRPRPNTSCPVPIKVCPRSPPCETRTRTSSSCSSYSYAEDGSGGSPCSLPQFEFSSSPCSNVARCLNVDQQEQSVGGDSRFNQVRPKIKCEQSYGTNSSDESGSFSEGDSESCHAQERGPEVKLPFPIDQITNLPRNDFQMLVKMHKLTSEQLEFIHDVRRRSKNRIAAQRCRKRKLDCILNLECEIRKLECEKEKLLTERNQLKACMGELWENFSCLSQEVCRDVQLSPEQVQSLHHYCPVLRPPNSTASNNAAHEPRPPTISTPATTSIDLTGHSGSATPEPSFQGSPGPSENEPESTVRNGADQDMGGRDTSLYSTSESVEKSNQTVTVDFCQEMTEKCTTDEQPRTDSTK from the exons GTCACTGCCAGGGGATTCGCCCCATTGTTGCAGTTTGCCTACACTGCTAAGCTGTTACTCAGCAGAGAAAATATCCAGGAGGTCATCCGCTGTGCAGAATTCCTGCGCATGCACAACCTCGAGGACTCATGCTTTCGCTTCCTGGAGGCTCAGCTACGCAGAGAGGAGGACAACCTCATGCTTTGCCACAGGGGGGCACCGGAGGCTATCAACTCAGAGGATGAAAGCATGCAGTCAGAGTGTGAAAGACCCGCCTCCCCCAGGACACGGCATTGTGCAGACACCCTGGCCTCCGTTCAGAGTCCTGATGATGACAGGTTAGCAATGACTGTGTCCAGTAACTTGACAGATGGCCGGCTGGACTTTGAGCGACATGGAGCATCAGATCTACCACGATGCCCAAAGTACAGAAAATATCAGTGGGCTTGTAACAAGCACAATAATGACACTTCCTCACACACCAGTACCTCAGGTTTTCCAAGCACAATTAAGGAGAGCAGCATCAGTGGGGTTCTGCCGGGTCAGGGCAGGCTGCCCGTGACACAGATAAAAGTTGAACCGCAGGCAGAGGAAGAGACCATCTCTTTGTGCCTGTCAGGAGATGAACAGGATGTCAGGGACAAGGACAGTGTGACAGCTATGGAAATGGATAACCCCTTATCTCTGGAAAGAACCAAGAGAAACAAGTCCTCATCTTGCCTCCAAGCCTACTTCAAGAAAGGAATAGACCTTCCCAGTCTGTCCAACACTTCACAGCAGCTACTCACCAACAGACTTGTCTGCCCCCAGGACAAAGGAAACTCTCAGGGAGATCATAAAAAAGACTTCAGGCCTTTTACTGGGGAGCTGGATCTGTCTGTTACATCCCCAAAGGAGGTAGATGGTTTCCCTGCAGGGTTGTCTCTGAAGTCTGCTTCCTGTGATGGTGTctgcaaacaggaagttgaGCTAGACCGCCGAAGTGTCATATTTTCCTCAGGGGCCTCCAATCGTCTGGGACCGCCAGCACATTCCTACCCCGGTGGGAACTCTTTGGAAATGGAGCTTTCTGATCAAGTGACAAAAGGACTGTGGGCTGAAGCCTGCCAGTCCCTCCCAAACTCCCAGGCTTATTCTCCCAGCACCACTTCCTCTGAGCCCCCAGTCCTGTCGCGTCCACGCCCCAACACCAGCTGCCCAGTGCCAATCAAAGTATGCCCACGCTCGCCTCCTTGTGAGACGCGCACCAGAACTTCCAGCTCCTGCTCCTCTTACTCCTATGCAGAGGACGGTAGCGGAGGCTCTCCCTGCAGCCTGCCCCAGTTCGAGTTCTCCTCCTCGCCATGCTCCAACGTGGCACGATGCCTCAATGTGGACCAGCAGGAGCAAAGTGTGGGAGGGGATTCTCGTTTCAACCAGGTGCGACCCAAAATCAAATGTGAGCAGTCCTATGGAACCAACTCAAGCGACGAGTCCGGGTCCTTCTCAGAAGGAGACAGTGAGTCATGCCATGCTCAAGAGCGAGGGCCAGAG gTGAAGCTTCCTTTTCCTATTGATCAAATCACAAATCTTCCACGGAATGACTTCCAAATGTTGGTCAAAATGCACAAACTGACATCGGAACAGCTTGAGTTCATCCATGATGTGAGGCGGCGGAGCAAGAATCGCATCGCAGCGCAGCGTTGTCGCAAAAGGAAGCTTGACTGCATTCTGAACCTGGAGTGTGAGATCAGAAAACTA GAGTGTGAGAAAGAGAAGCTGCTGACAGAGAGGAACCAGCTGAAGGCCTGTATGGGAGAGCTGTGGGAGAACTTCTCCTGCCTGTCCCAGGAGGTGTGCCGGGACGTCCAGCTGAGCCCAGAGCAGGTCCAGTCCTTACACCACTACTGCCCTGTGCTGCGACCCCCCAACTCCACTGCCAGCAACAACGCTGCCCACGAGCCAAGGCCCCCCACCATCAGCACCCCGGCCACCACCAGCATCGACCTCACAGGCCACTCTGGCTCTGCCACCCCTGAACCCAGCTTCCAGGGGTCACCGGGACCCTCAGAGAACGAGCCTGAATCTACCGTCAGGAACGGGGCGGACCAGGATATGGGGGGCCGCGACACCAGCTTGTACTCCACATCAGAGTCTGTGGAAAAATCCAACCAAACAGTAACGGTAGATTTTTGCCAGGAAATGACTGAGAAATGTACAACAGATGAGCAGCCAAGGACAGACAGTACCAAGTAG